Proteins from a single region of Campylobacter sp. RM16704:
- the rplT gene encoding 50S ribosomal protein L20 codes for MARVKTGVVRRRRHKKVLKLARGFYSGRRKHFRKAKEQLERSLVYAYRDRRRKKCDFRRLWIVRINAACRLNDISYSRFINGLKKAGIELDRKILADLAMNDATAFAKIADAAKKAL; via the coding sequence ATGGCAAGAGTAAAAACAGGTGTTGTAAGACGCCGCAGACATAAAAAAGTTTTAAAACTTGCACGTGGTTTTTATAGTGGTCGCCGCAAACACTTTAGAAAAGCTAAAGAACAATTAGAAAGAAGTTTGGTTTATGCGTATCGTGACAGACGCCGTAAAAAATGCGATTTCCGTCGTCTTTGGATAGTGCGTATCAATGCAGCTTGCAGACTAAATGATATTAGTTATTCAAGATTTATAAATGGCCTTAAAAAAGCAGGCATTGAGCTTGATAGAAAAATTTTAGCTGATTTAGCTATGAATGATGCAACTGCTTTTGCTAAAATTGCAGATGCTGCTAAAAAAGCACTTTAA
- a CDS encoding DNA ligase, which yields MLLKKHFNLIARLFISLVLLYSLPLNSLFAKDILLFKVYDENIFKDRNLSQYVMSEKLDGIRGIWDGKAMQTRAKNPIKLPKFFTKNFPNFELDGELWIKRNSFEEISSLVRQENPDEKLWQKASYNVFDIPNACEEFKLNPCTLEARLEILKEYLVKNPNDFIKIIPQIPIKDKKHLEQFYQDIISNKGEGVIIRKNDMEYERKRSDSAFKLKPFDDTECVVKKHFEGKGKFEGKMGSLLCEANIQGKKVSFKIGSGFKEKDRLNPPPIGAIITFKYNGLTKNGKPKFASFLRVYENSSLQ from the coding sequence ATGCTGCTAAAAAAGCACTTTAATCTTATAGCAAGGCTTTTTATAAGCCTTGTTCTTCTTTACTCACTCCCCTTAAATTCTCTTTTTGCAAAAGATATTTTACTTTTTAAAGTTTATGATGAAAATATATTTAAAGATAGAAATTTAAGTCAGTATGTAATGAGTGAAAAACTCGATGGTATAAGAGGTATTTGGGATGGTAAAGCTATGCAAACAAGAGCAAAAAATCCTATAAAACTTCCTAAATTTTTTACAAAAAATTTTCCAAATTTTGAACTCGATGGTGAGCTTTGGATTAAAAGAAATTCTTTTGAAGAAATCTCATCTTTGGTTCGCCAAGAAAATCCTGATGAAAAACTTTGGCAAAAAGCAAGTTATAATGTCTTTGATATTCCAAATGCTTGTGAAGAATTTAAGCTTAATCCTTGTACTTTAGAAGCAAGATTAGAAATTTTAAAAGAGTATTTAGTAAAAAATCCAAATGATTTTATAAAAATAATCCCTCAAATTCCTATAAAAGATAAAAAACATCTAGAACAATTTTATCAGGATATTATTTCCAATAAAGGCGAGGGTGTGATTATAAGAAAAAATGATATGGAGTATGAGAGAAAAAGATCAGACAGTGCTTTTAAACTAAAACCTTTTGATGATACAGAATGTGTGGTAAAAAAACATTTTGAAGGTAAGGGAAAATTTGAAGGTAAAATGGGCTCCTTGCTTTGTGAAGCTAATATCCAAGGTAAAAAAGTAAGCTTTAAAATCGGCTCAGGCTTTAAAGAAAAAGATCGTTTAAATCCTCCACCAATTGGTGCTATAATTACTTTTAAATACAATGGTTTAACCAAAAATGGCAAACCAAAATTTGCTAGTTTTTTAAGAGTGTATGAAAATAGCTCTTTGCAATAA
- a CDS encoding zinc ABC transporter, integral membrane protein, producing the protein MLELLSSSFIQNAFLAAFLTSIACGIMGTLIMINRLSSMAGGITHGAFGGIGIAFYFGLPVLVSTSLFTLFLALLVAFLVQKYPFRSDNIVGVIWAFGMAVGIILIDLSPGYNNDLMGYLFGSILSVPTQDIILFAIIDIIFIVLVLLFYRQFEILSFDKEFASLRGVRTNLFHYLLIAMMAFCIIISIKVVGLVLVIALLSIPAFIAESFSKKLGQMMIISTLLSISFCLIGLFISFYYNLASGACIIASACMAFVFYLCFSAFFKKA; encoded by the coding sequence ATGCTTGAACTTTTATCTAGTTCTTTTATACAAAATGCTTTTTTAGCTGCTTTTTTAACTAGCATTGCATGTGGGATTATGGGGACTTTAATTATGATTAACCGCTTAAGCTCCATGGCAGGAGGCATTACCCATGGAGCTTTTGGGGGCATCGGCATAGCGTTTTATTTTGGCTTGCCAGTACTAGTTAGTACGAGTTTATTTACTCTTTTTTTAGCCTTGCTTGTAGCATTTTTAGTGCAAAAATACCCTTTTAGAAGCGATAATATCGTCGGGGTTATATGGGCTTTTGGAATGGCTGTTGGTATCATACTCATAGACTTAAGTCCAGGATATAATAATGATTTAATGGGATATTTATTTGGTAGTATTTTATCTGTACCCACGCAAGATATAATTTTATTTGCAATTATAGATATAATTTTTATTGTATTAGTTTTGCTCTTTTATAGGCAATTTGAAATTCTAAGCTTTGATAAAGAATTTGCAAGTTTAAGAGGTGTTAGAACAAATCTTTTTCACTATCTTTTAATTGCAATGATGGCTTTTTGTATCATTATAAGTATCAAAGTAGTAGGGCTTGTACTGGTTATAGCTTTACTTAGCATACCTGCATTTATAGCTGAAAGTTTTTCAAAAAAACTTGGACAAATGATGATAATTTCTACACTTTTGAGCATAAGTTTTTGTTTAATAGGGCTTTTTATAAGTTTTTATTATAATCTTGCAAGTGGAGCTTGCATTATAGCAAGTGCTTGTATGGCTTTTGTATTTTATCTTTGTTTTAGTGCTTTTTTTAAAAAAGCCTAA
- a CDS encoding metal ABC transporter ATP-binding protein: MIKINIKNLNFSYNQDEVLKNINLNYENKDFLAIVGPNGGGKSTLLKLILGLLNSQKNISFEGLNLKDIGYVPQNTLANPNFPVRVLEVVMMGRVDKKFFGFYTKKDQEQALIALEKVGMRNFWDKKINELSGGQRQRVYIARALASECKLLILDEPTASIDTKGSVQIFELLKKLHESGVGVIVICHDLNVSLAYANKIAYLNKELFLHENTPEKKAHLLAHLSQNHTHFCDVELSLEQCCCKGENHA; encoded by the coding sequence ATGATAAAAATCAATATTAAAAATTTAAACTTTTCCTATAATCAAGATGAGGTTTTAAAAAATATCAACCTAAACTATGAAAACAAAGATTTTTTAGCTATAGTAGGGCCAAATGGCGGGGGTAAATCCACGCTTTTAAAACTCATACTAGGCTTATTGAATAGTCAAAAAAACATAAGCTTTGAAGGATTAAATTTAAAAGATATAGGTTATGTCCCACAAAATACTTTAGCTAATCCAAACTTTCCAGTACGCGTGCTAGAAGTGGTGATGATGGGGAGAGTGGATAAAAAATTCTTTGGTTTTTATACCAAAAAAGATCAAGAACAAGCCTTAATAGCCTTGGAAAAAGTAGGTATGAGAAATTTTTGGGATAAAAAAATCAACGAACTAAGCGGAGGTCAAAGACAAAGAGTTTATATAGCAAGAGCTCTAGCAAGTGAATGCAAGCTTTTAATTCTTGATGAACCTACTGCAAGCATAGATACCAAAGGCTCGGTACAAATTTTTGAACTTTTAAAAAAATTACATGAAAGTGGGGTTGGCGTGATAGTAATATGCCATGATTTAAATGTGAGCTTAGCTTATGCAAACAAAATAGCTTATTTAAATAAAGAATTATTCTTGCATGAAAATACCCCTGAAAAAAAAGCACATTTACTGGCACATTTAAGCCAAAATCACACACATTTTTGCGATGTGGAGCTTAGCTTGGAGCAGTGTTGTTGTAAAGGAGAAAATCATGCTTGA
- a CDS encoding zinc ABC transporter, periplasmic solute binding protein yields MRVLFLCLISFLSIYAKNLVSVSIAPQAYFLKQIAKDTLDINIVIPPNANEHTFEFKPSGILKLEKSDIYFTANLEFEKIWILKLKDNLKNTKIVSTQNGINFLPLQEHTHEGHHHHGNDPHTWLDPLLAKTHAENITLVLIEQYPQNKVFYEQNLESFLKELDELNLQIQALFKHTKNKYFLVYHPSWGYFAKRYHLSQIPVEIEGKEPKPKDLAKLAKLIQKEQIKAIFVPKGANNNTIKAMSSNYNLKIIELDHLPNDYKNELLKDAKNIASVLQ; encoded by the coding sequence ATGCGTGTATTGTTTTTGTGTTTGATTTCATTTTTAAGTATATATGCTAAAAATTTAGTAAGCGTTAGCATAGCCCCACAAGCTTATTTTCTAAAGCAAATCGCTAAAGACACTTTAGATATTAACATAGTCATACCACCTAATGCAAATGAGCATACTTTCGAATTTAAACCAAGTGGTATTTTAAAGCTTGAAAAAAGTGATATTTACTTCACAGCCAATTTAGAATTTGAAAAAATTTGGATTTTAAAACTTAAAGATAATCTTAAAAATACCAAAATCGTCTCTACTCAAAATGGTATTAATTTTTTACCTTTGCAAGAGCATACACATGAAGGACACCATCACCATGGAAATGATCCTCACACATGGCTTGATCCACTTTTAGCAAAAACTCATGCTGAAAATATCACTCTAGTGCTTATAGAGCAATACCCACAAAATAAAGTATTTTACGAGCAAAATCTAGAAAGTTTTTTAAAAGAACTTGATGAATTAAATCTACAAATACAAGCCTTGTTTAAACACACAAAAAATAAATATTTTTTAGTCTATCATCCATCTTGGGGGTATTTTGCTAAAAGGTATCATCTAAGCCAAATTCCTGTAGAAATAGAAGGAAAAGAACCTAAACCAAAAGACTTAGCCAAGCTTGCAAAACTCATACAAAAAGAGCAAATCAAAGCTATTTTTGTACCTAAAGGAGCTAATAACAACACCATTAAAGCTATGTCGAGTAATTATAATCTTAAAATCATAGAACTTGATCATTTGCCAAATGATTATAAAAATGAGCTTTTAAAAGATGCAAAAAACATAGCAAGCGTTTTACAATGA
- a CDS encoding class I SAM-dependent methyltransferase, which produces MNLWNKKAKSYARYNSSLNEIQKATFVKLGSLQGKSVVDIGCGSGVWTLHLAQKAKSILGVDSSSAMLEILQEDAKTHAISNIKTLNLDFENFYKNNNTKFDLAFLSMSPALQNEKDYKAFLSLASKKVYLGWASRRKSSFLDPIFAHFNTHFKGFYEEDLQGFLNAQNIPYEVEIFNETRVVKRDKESAIENVLWHLSMNGINANKQELESFVKDDVEEIIEAKIKILFIK; this is translated from the coding sequence ATGAATTTATGGAATAAAAAAGCAAAAAGCTATGCAAGGTATAATTCTAGTTTAAACGAAATTCAAAAAGCTACTTTTGTAAAACTTGGATCCTTGCAAGGTAAAAGCGTGGTGGATATAGGTTGTGGGAGTGGTGTTTGGACTTTACATTTAGCACAAAAGGCAAAAAGTATTTTGGGTGTAGACAGCTCTAGTGCTATGCTTGAAATTTTGCAAGAAGATGCAAAAACTCATGCTATATCAAATATAAAAACCCTAAATTTAGACTTTGAAAACTTTTATAAAAACAATAATACAAAATTTGACTTAGCCTTTTTGAGTATGTCGCCTGCTTTGCAAAATGAAAAAGACTATAAAGCTTTTTTAAGCTTAGCTTCTAAAAAAGTGTATTTAGGCTGGGCAAGTAGGCGTAAAAGTAGCTTTTTAGATCCTATATTTGCGCATTTTAATACGCATTTTAAGGGTTTTTATGAGGAGGATTTGCAAGGTTTTTTAAATGCACAAAATATCCCTTATGAGGTTGAAATTTTTAACGAAACTAGAGTGGTAAAAAGAGACAAAGAAAGTGCGATAGAAAATGTTTTGTGGCATTTGAGTATGAATGGCATTAATGCAAACAAACAAGAGTTAGAAAGCTTTGTAAAAGATGATGTAGAAGAGATTATAGAGGCAAAAATTAAAATTTTATTTATAAAATAA
- a CDS encoding TM2 domain-containing protein — protein sequence MDTNSVFLSLKDKTPSDKWSELQQKLSNASEEALSQIALMPLKSNIVALVIGIFFGWCGADRFYIGDKKIAFAKIALFVFIVVVVTVTQIDTLRLIITLYVLVDLYFVWKETKKRNLSKIYSILD from the coding sequence ATGGATACAAATTCTGTATTTTTATCTCTTAAAGATAAAACCCCATCAGACAAATGGAGTGAATTACAGCAAAAACTATCTAATGCATCAGAGGAAGCTTTATCTCAAATTGCTTTAATGCCTTTAAAAAGTAATATAGTTGCTTTGGTTATAGGTATTTTCTTTGGATGGTGTGGTGCGGATAGATTTTATATTGGCGATAAAAAAATTGCTTTTGCTAAGATTGCTTTATTTGTTTTTATTGTTGTGGTTGTAACAGTAACGCAAATTGATACTTTAAGATTGATTATTACTCTATATGTTTTGGTAGATTTATATTTTGTATGGAAAGAAACCAAAAAGAGAAACTTATCAAAAATTTATAGTATTTTGGATTGA
- the pyrC gene encoding dihydroorotase → MTLKNPLDMHLHLRDESMLELVAPFSAKDFKAGVIMPNLITPLTEITTLKAYKERILKACKNEDFTPLMTLFFKDYDEKFLEKAKDELFAIKLYPAGITTNSDNGISSFDIEKLKPTLNAMSELNIPLLVHGETNDFVMDREANFAKVYEKLAKNFPKLKIVMEHITTKVLCDLLKDYENLYATITLHHLMITLDDVVGGKMDPHLFCKPIAKRYEDKDALCELAFSGYEKAMFGSDSAPHPLHTKECCGCAAGVFSAPVILPVLAELFKKHSNEANLQKFISDNACKIHNLKFEKDKIITLEKQEWQVAQKYGDVVPFMAGKNIGFMILS, encoded by the coding sequence ATGACACTTAAAAACCCTTTGGATATGCATTTACATTTACGTGATGAAAGTATGCTTGAACTTGTAGCCCCATTTAGCGCAAAAGACTTTAAAGCAGGGGTTATCATGCCAAATTTAATTACCCCACTTACTGAAATAACTACACTCAAAGCTTATAAGGAACGCATTTTAAAAGCATGTAAAAATGAAGATTTTACACCTTTGATGACTCTATTTTTTAAAGACTATGATGAGAAATTTTTAGAAAAAGCTAAAGATGAGCTTTTTGCTATCAAACTTTATCCTGCAGGTATCACTACCAACTCAGATAATGGAATTTCAAGTTTTGATATAGAAAAGTTAAAACCTACACTAAACGCTATGAGCGAATTAAACATACCTTTGCTTGTGCATGGAGAAACAAATGATTTTGTCATGGATAGAGAAGCAAATTTTGCCAAAGTCTATGAAAAATTAGCTAAAAACTTTCCAAAATTAAAAATTGTAATGGAGCATATTACCACTAAGGTTTTGTGTGATTTATTAAAAGATTATGAAAATTTATATGCAACTATCACTTTGCACCATTTAATGATAACCTTAGATGATGTAGTAGGTGGCAAGATGGACCCACATTTATTCTGCAAACCTATTGCAAAACGCTATGAAGATAAAGACGCTTTATGTGAGCTTGCTTTTAGTGGCTATGAAAAAGCTATGTTTGGAAGCGATAGCGCACCTCATCCATTACACACTAAAGAATGCTGTGGTTGCGCAGCTGGAGTATTTAGCGCACCTGTTATATTGCCTGTTTTAGCTGAACTTTTTAAAAAACATTCAAATGAAGCAAATTTACAAAAATTTATTTCAGATAATGCTTGTAAAATCCATAATCTTAAATTTGAAAAAGATAAAATCATCACTTTAGAAAAACAAGAATGGCAAGTAGCGCAAAAATACGGCGATGTAGTGCCATTTATGGCAGGAAAAAATATTGGTTTTATGATTCTTTCATAA
- a CDS encoding helix-turn-helix domain-containing protein, which produces MDDKVKTLCIKIFGKKRFEILEFLALHANEDGFVFANIEELSKRLNISKPTIISTFKFLEEKALLEKLKNGLYKLK; this is translated from the coding sequence ATGGATGATAAAGTAAAAACACTATGCATAAAAATATTTGGTAAAAAACGCTTTGAAATTTTAGAATTTTTAGCCCTTCATGCCAATGAAGATGGTTTTGTCTTTGCAAACATAGAAGAACTTTCTAAAAGGTTAAATATCAGCAAACCAACCATCATTTCTACTTTTAAATTTTTAGAAGAAAAGGCTTTACTTGAAAAACTCAAAAACGGCTTATATAAACTCAAATAG
- a CDS encoding diacylglycerol kinase, with translation MKPKYSLFKNASYALSGIKFLLKDEIAFRIEFAIILPLIFASLFLPVSFLEHFVLVFVLVLILLIEALNSAIEACVDLCTSEFHILAKKAKDCASAGVFFSVVLAIITWSFILFDLVREWMIK, from the coding sequence ATGAAACCGAAGTATTCTTTATTTAAAAATGCAAGTTATGCTTTAAGTGGAATTAAATTTTTACTCAAAGACGAGATAGCTTTTAGGATAGAATTTGCTATTATCTTACCTTTGATTTTTGCAAGCCTATTTTTACCTGTGAGTTTTTTAGAACATTTTGTGCTAGTGTTTGTTTTGGTGTTGATTTTACTTATAGAGGCACTAAATTCTGCTATAGAAGCTTGTGTGGATCTTTGCACGAGTGAATTTCACATCTTAGCTAAAAAAGCAAAAGATTGTGCGAGTGCTGGGGTGTTTTTTAGCGTGGTTTTAGCTATAATTACTTGGAGTTTTATTCTTTTTGATTTGGTTAGAGAATGGATGATAAAGTAA
- a CDS encoding phosphoethanolamine transferase, translating into MHLKLSWTKFTLLNAIFIMAFNLPLFKFIYEKIDQNTMLFSVFFGIYFLLILSVLSLVYFPYITKILSIFLLSTCAICSYFVSNYGVLIDDHMIQNAVETDNREFFSYFNFSFTLYILSFVVFPSLLVIFTKIDYQKYFFKKSVLFLGSLVFCFALVALSSKTLLPFLRSHNIIRMYNLPFYPIYSSIEFTKKKLAGKKELTIISDDAKLKDTNTSKLMILVIGETARASNYSLGGYSINDTNFYTKNIPNLVYFNEVSSCGTATAISLSCMFSRHKRESFNNNLFEENVLDILQKVGVQSVWFGNNSGGCKGNCDRIKHKLIAKDYDESLLELVKQELENANSNKIIVVHLQGSHGPTYYKRYPNAFKKFTPTCDTNELNTCSQEQIINTYDNTLLYTDFIIKNLIDLLKENPNQETSLLYLSDHGESLGENGLYLHGMPYLIAPKDQKHIPMIFWSKDGKLSQDLQSKKDYKLSQDNLFSSLLGYFGVNSKEYEASYDIFSKNLKENSQ; encoded by the coding sequence ATGCATTTAAAACTTTCATGGACAAAATTTACTCTACTTAATGCGATTTTTATCATGGCGTTTAATCTTCCATTGTTTAAATTTATATATGAAAAGATAGATCAAAACACTATGCTTTTTAGTGTATTTTTTGGCATTTATTTTTTATTGATTTTGAGTGTTTTATCCTTGGTGTATTTTCCCTATATCACCAAAATTTTAAGTATATTTTTGCTTAGCACTTGTGCTATTTGTAGCTATTTTGTCAGTAATTATGGAGTTTTAATTGATGATCATATGATACAAAATGCCGTTGAAACAGACAATAGAGAATTTTTTTCTTATTTTAATTTTTCCTTTACTTTGTATATTTTATCCTTTGTGGTTTTTCCTAGTTTGCTTGTAATTTTTACTAAGATTGATTATCAAAAATACTTTTTCAAAAAAAGTGTATTGTTTTTGGGTTCTTTAGTATTTTGCTTTGCTTTAGTAGCTCTTAGCTCAAAAACACTTTTACCTTTTTTAAGATCGCATAATATCATTAGAATGTATAATCTACCATTTTATCCTATATATTCAAGTATAGAATTTACTAAGAAAAAACTAGCAGGTAAAAAAGAACTTACCATTATTTCAGATGATGCTAAATTAAAAGATACAAATACTTCTAAATTAATGATTTTAGTCATAGGAGAAACTGCTAGAGCGAGTAATTATTCTTTAGGTGGATACAGCATAAATGATACAAATTTTTATACTAAAAATATACCAAATCTAGTATATTTTAATGAAGTAAGCTCATGCGGAACAGCAACTGCAATAAGCCTATCTTGTATGTTTTCAAGACACAAAAGAGAAAGTTTCAATAATAATTTATTTGAAGAAAATGTTTTAGATATATTACAAAAGGTTGGAGTACAAAGTGTTTGGTTTGGCAATAACTCAGGGGGATGCAAAGGAAATTGTGATCGTATAAAACACAAACTCATTGCAAAAGATTATGATGAGAGCTTGCTTGAACTTGTAAAACAAGAGCTTGAAAATGCAAATTCAAACAAAATCATCGTTGTACATTTACAAGGCTCACATGGGCCAACTTATTACAAACGCTACCCAAATGCATTTAAAAAATTTACCCCAACTTGTGATACAAATGAACTTAATACCTGCTCCCAAGAACAAATCATAAACACCTATGATAATACTTTACTTTATACAGATTTTATCATCAAAAATCTTATAGATTTACTTAAAGAAAATCCAAATCAAGAAACTTCTTTGCTTTATTTATCAGATCATGGTGAAAGTTTAGGTGAAAATGGACTTTATCTACATGGAATGCCTTATTTAATAGCACCAAAAGATCAAAAACACATACCAATGATATTTTGGAGTAAAGATGGTAAATTAAGTCAAGATTTACAAAGCAAAAAAGACTATAAACTTTCTCAAGATAATCTTTTTTCAAGCTTATTGGGGTATTTTGGTGTAAATAGCAAAGAATACGAAGCAAGTTATGATATATTTAGCAAAAATTTAAAGGAAAATTCGCAATGA
- a CDS encoding exodeoxyribonuclease III has translation MKLLSWNINGLRAICDKNALDWIEKEEIDFIGFQEIKACEDKFPKRIYEYPFKYMYSNSAKRAGYSGVMSLCNFDCEVKKCEFFDDDEGRVLEHSFKNVVLFNIYFPNGQKDEERLNFKMKFYNDFLVYLDKLLKEGKEIIICGDVNTAHCEIDLTHPKANEKTSGFLPIERAWIDDLLKLGFIDTFRHINGNIKEKYSWWSYRMKARERNVGWRIDYFFISNGLKDKLKNAFIRDDIFGSDHAPVGIEIDI, from the coding sequence ATGAAATTATTATCATGGAATATAAATGGCCTAAGGGCAATTTGTGATAAAAATGCACTTGATTGGATAGAAAAAGAAGAAATCGATTTTATAGGTTTTCAAGAAATCAAAGCATGCGAGGATAAATTTCCAAAAAGAATTTATGAGTATCCTTTTAAATATATGTATTCAAATAGTGCCAAAAGAGCAGGATATTCAGGTGTAATGAGCTTGTGTAATTTTGATTGTGAAGTAAAAAAATGTGAATTTTTTGATGATGATGAGGGTAGGGTTTTAGAGCATAGCTTTAAAAATGTAGTTTTGTTTAATATCTACTTTCCAAATGGTCAAAAAGATGAAGAGCGTTTGAACTTTAAAATGAAATTTTATAATGATTTTTTAGTGTATTTAGATAAGCTTTTAAAAGAAGGTAAAGAAATTATCATTTGTGGAGATGTAAATACTGCTCACTGTGAGATAGACTTAACCCACCCAAAAGCTAATGAAAAAACTTCAGGTTTTTTGCCGATTGAGCGTGCTTGGATAGATGATTTGTTAAAATTAGGCTTTATAGATACTTTTAGGCATATAAATGGCAATATTAAAGAAAAGTATTCGTGGTGGAGCTATAGAATGAAAGCAAGAGAAAGAAATGTAGGCTGGAGGATTGATTATTTTTTTATTTCTAATGGTTTAAAAGATAAACTTAAAAATGCTTTTATAAGAGATGATATTTTTGGTTCAGATCATGCACCTGTAGGGATAGAAATAGATATTTAA
- a CDS encoding manganese efflux pump MntP — MDISSLVVLSFALAADAFAVSLCKGFSAKKIKLKHYLIVGLYFGSFQALMPAIGYIIGIYFNSFVEKIDHWIAFFLLGFIGIKMIKESLENENCKENSNLFDFKTMLALAIATSIDALAVGVSFAFLKVNLIVASLLIGFITFIMCVLALKIGNKFGTYLKSKAEFLGGAILIMLGFKILIEHLFF, encoded by the coding sequence ATGGATATTTCAAGTTTAGTTGTTTTATCTTTTGCTTTAGCTGCAGATGCTTTTGCGGTTTCACTATGTAAGGGTTTTAGTGCTAAAAAAATAAAATTAAAACATTACTTAATAGTAGGACTTTATTTTGGTAGCTTTCAAGCACTAATGCCTGCTATTGGTTATATTATAGGAATTTATTTTAACTCTTTTGTGGAAAAAATTGATCATTGGATTGCTTTTTTTCTTCTTGGTTTCATAGGTATAAAAATGATTAAAGAATCTTTAGAAAATGAAAATTGTAAAGAAAATTCAAATTTATTTGATTTTAAAACTATGTTAGCACTTGCAATTGCAACTAGTATCGACGCGCTTGCAGTTGGAGTAAGTTTTGCCTTTTTAAAAGTTAATCTTATTGTAGCTTCGCTTCTTATAGGATTTATCACCTTTATAATGTGCGTTTTAGCTTTAAAAATAGGCAATAAATTCGGTACTTATCTTAAAAGTAAAGCCGAATTTTTAGGTGGTGCTATTTTAATTATGCTGGGATTTAAAATTTTAATTGAACATTTATTTTTTTAA